From Felis catus isolate Fca126 chromosome B4, F.catus_Fca126_mat1.0, whole genome shotgun sequence:
GAACCCAGACCAGACTTCAGGCTGCAGGTTGCAAGGCCTTGCCCGAGTGCGGCTGCTGATTCAGCGCGCGAGCCTCAGGTCTGATTACACTTTTAGGCAGTTACAAATACTATTGTCCTCTTCTGACTGAGAAATTAGACACACTTTGTTTTTGCACTGACCGCGAATCTCTCAAGCAAACGGTAAAGTGGCCCCGGCATAAAAGTGGCCACCCGTGGCCCTTGTGGCAGAGCCGACCAGCTCAGGAGACTAAGTCCCAGGGGCCCGGGCGCTGCTCTGAGGCTGGTTCACAGTCAAGGGCAAGGCCACTGCCTCTCGAGAGAAGGCGGGGTTGGAAAGACTACCCAGCCGGCGGCCCGGGGCTCCCTGGCGGTGAGGCCCATCGCCCCAGGGCCGGCTCGGCCTCCTGCCCTCCTTGTCCCCTGCCTGTGCGGCCTCCTACCCCAGCCGGGGGAGTAAGGGCTCTGCGTTTGGGTGCGTGTTTTACGGAGTGCACTCACGAgtctcaacttttttcttttgtcatcaaCACTCTTTACTTCTCCCCCTTCTTCTGCTGGGGCTGAAATCTAAACAGGAGTTTGCGTCTTGCATTTGACTATATGCTTGTTTCCGAGGTCTGGGACGCCGCAAGGGCCCTGGCGACCGCAAGTCCCCGGTCCCTCTTCGGCTCGGGACGCCCCACACTTGGACTCGCTCTTTCGGGTCCCTTCTTTCTCCAGCGGGCCCCTTTCTCCCCCGAGTTTGCCACCCTGGCACGCCCACTTCGGGGCTCCCCGCTAGCCGTCCTATTCCAGGCAAAGCCTGAGAGCGACCCTAAGCTGCAGAAGATCCCCCGGCCGAGGGTAGCGCCCCTCTCCCGGCCTCCCGGGGCACAGGCTGCCCAGGGGACCGAGCTCCCAGCTCCCCTGCCCTCGAGGGTCGCTCTCGCACTGGCGCGCACAGCGAGCGCAGGTCCTGGCTTGGGAACCGCCCTCTCCAGGCCTCCGGGCGCCCTCTTAGGCCCGCGACCCCCGCCTCTCCAGGGAGTAACAGCGTCCCGTCGGCTCCACTCCCGGGAGCCCGGCTGCCGCGCCCTTCCTCCGCGGGCTCCCACCCCCATTTCCGGGGTCTCCTCCCTCTTGCCTGCACCTTCCCGCGctccctccccgcccaccccgcTGCCTGCCGGCACTCACCTGGTTGTTCTTGCAGAGATCAGCCCACATGCTGGTGCCGTCCCCTCCGCGCATCAGGACGTGGTAGGTGAAGAAGTAGATGCCCGGGATAGAGCAGGTGAACTTGCCCGTGGTGGGATCGTAGTGGTTACCGAGGTTGGTGACCACGTCGTCGAACTTGAGCACCTCGTAGCCTTCGTGCTGCCGCTTGAGGCCGGCGTAGAAGGCGATCTTGGGCACCGTGCTGTAGGTGGCGGCGCTGATGGCCCCGGCCGCGTTCAGGCCGGGCGCCCCGGGCGGGCCCGGCAGGCCTTGGCGGCCGGGCTCGCCCTTCTCGCCCGGAGGGCCCACGGGACCCGGCGGCCCGGGCTCACCGGGGGGCCCGCGCGGGCCCGCCTTCCCCGGCCTGCCGGCCTCGCCTTTGGGGCCCTGGATGAAGGTGGGCAGGGACTGCATGAGGCCGCGGTCGGGCGTGGCGGCCGTGCTGGGCGCCTTGGTGCCCCCGTAGGGGTCGCAGACCATGCGGCAGGTGCCCAGCATCTCGTAGTGCGCCGACGTGCCGGCCGAGCTCACCAGCACCGGGATGAGGATAACCAGCAGCAGCACCATCACCACCCCCAGCGCCCCGGCGGCGATCAGGCGCCTCCTGCTGCCCACCAGCCGGCTCAGCGCGGGGCGATCCTCTTGTCTGCTTTTGGACAAAATTTTGAAGGTTGGGCGGGGACCTCCTCAGAGCCGAAAACAACCCCCTGCGAACCCCAACTCCCCTGGGCGGGCGCGCGCCGGCCGCTCCCcgcctgctcctgctcctgctcccgcTCCCCCTGCTGAGGCTGCGGCTGGGGAGGGAGCTCGGACGCCAggcgacttgagctgaagtcccgggctggggggtgggggctgggggaggggcgcgcaGGGCGCCCTCTCGCCTCCCGCGAGCCCCTTGGCACCTGTGGCTGCGCCTCGGGCGCCGGCGCGGCCACCCGGAGGGCAGAGCCAGCCGCCGCCTCTCGCGCCGCCCGGGGCCGCTCACACTTTTATGCGGCCGCTGCCTGCGATCGACTTTTCCGTTTTTGCCGACTGCGCCAGTTCGCACCAACTTTCCGTCTGAAGTTGCctttttctgcctcctcctcGGCTTCTCTCGCTGGCTCGGTTCGCCCTTCCGCTGCCTGTCTCCCCCTCCTTCGCCACCGCCACGGCAGCCCTAAGAGAGGcgcaccccccccgccccccgcgagCTCGGGCCGGCCGCCCCCCGGGTGCGCggagcagcggcggcggcggcgggcacGGTCAGCGCGGCGAGGCTCGGGGCTGGAGCGGAGGAGCCAGTGAGCAGCGGCGAGCGCCTGGCGGCCGGGAGCGGAGCGCGAGAGAGACTGAACGCAGAATCCTGCCCGGGTACCACCTGCCAGGAGAAGAGGAGGCTGACAAACGCGCGCCGGAGCAATTTATAGGCACCCAAGGCACAGAGGAAGGGGAGCCGCTCTGGCATCTCACTGCAGCATCTGCTCCGCGCATCCCACTCAGAGAGAGTTTGGCATTACTCTGAcaatgtgggattttttttttctcagcctctctctctctctccgtctctctctcttttttttccccctctgcacatggatgaacagtgagatcgtgaacACTCCCTTGCCGAGCCCAGGTGATGGCAGCTCTCTCGATGGACACacctggcggggggagggggagggagacagatgtGCAATGGCCTCGGGGACTCGAAGGTCACACCTAAGCCCCCTGTGTCCCCGCGGGGAGCTGCGCCACTTGGAGGGTGGAGGTGAGGGTTGAAAAGAGGATGGCTCCGTTGACAATATTTCTCTGCTGGCTCACCCACAATCAGCCGGCGCTTCAGGTGTTTTTCAAAATGCCACTTTTAACATAAGAAGGGCCCTTTAGAATTTTCCAGATGGTTTTCTTTTGTAACCTTATGGTTTCCCTCGCCAGTCTTCTAAAATGAAACAAGATGCCACCCAGAGAACAGGAAGGTGTGTTGAAAAGCCCAAGGGCTGTTTTGAATGATTATGAATGAATAGGCCCACCACacaatggggtgggggtgggggtgggttctTTTAACAAATGCGCGATCCCGTGTCCTCTGCTTACAGGACTGCAGTTCTAGCTACCTTTCAGGAGATCCTGCCATTGGATCTGAAGTTGCATGTACTTGCACTACATGCACGAGAGATAATGACTTGTCGGATGTCTTTAAAGGTCTTAAAGCAAGCAGCCTTTACAAAAGTGCTGGGCAAGATCTTTTGCTGAGATATGGAAAGTGTCCTGTAAGCTCCAGGCACAGTTCCTGCATGTACACTGAGGCAGGGGGAAAAGAGGTAACATGGGAGAGCAGAAGGGAAAGCCTGGATTTGTAATATTAATGTAAAACCCCCAGAGTAGGTATTAGGCAAGTTATCCCACTAACAAATACAGAAGGCACACAAGAACGGCCTTAAATAAACAAGCAGAATTGATTTGTAAATCATACTTTTGCATTCAGGACCCATGGATGTCAATCAAACGTGGATGGCATTTGCTTGTCAATACGGGGATGATGGCTGGGAAGATGGTGACTTATTACATCAGGGTGAGAATCTGAAATGAGCAAGAACAAACAACGCCACAGCAAGCGAACAGTCACCTCCCGGCGGCCTGGGATCTTGTCTGCGGCTACCCTAGCACCGAGCGCCTCCTTTTCTGTTCCTTCCGCCTACCTTCCACAGCACCCCGGtttagttctttctttccttcttctcggTTTCAAAAGTAAGGTCAAATGAGCAGGCGGAAGACAACACCGATTCATTGATTCTTTTAAGAGAAATGTCGGGAGCTCCTCCAGGCCTTTCCTGGGAGAATCAACAGCGAGGCGCAGGCCCGCCGGGCCCAACCCAGCCTAGGTCTCcaggttttctctccctctggctgctgAGGGGGCCGCTGCTCTTGCTACTGGACAAGAGTCCTTCCCACTCCTCAaacctttaacttttattttcggGTAGTGGTTTTAGAAACGTGTGTCTGTGTCTTGGGCATAATTATACATGTATTTCAGAATACTTTTATTCACACGAGGAAccttattttcatgtatttgagCAGCAGACACATAGCAAATTCTCCACTGGCCACAATGCCTATTTTCCTAACACACGATCTGGGTTGCTTCTCAAAAGCCACCTTTCTTTTAGGTCAAAAGCCACCTTTCTTTTAGGGGACGAGATGGTAAAGGGTGGTAACAGGATGAAGGTTAATGTACTAATCAAACTCTTTTCCGATGCACCAAGTTATCAACATTCAGAAGACTTCTTTATTGCTAAAGAGAGTCCAGGTGGGGGATAGAGGGGGGAGTTTTTAAAAGGTagagttgaataaataaattctcattgAAAAATCTCAAGATACATGGCATTTTCCGCTGGAGACTGCTCACCTTACAGAGGAACCTGGTGAGGATGCCATGAAATGGTAGGGTTGGAATGAATGCGGGCAAGCGAGTCCACACCAGCTCACTTTTGCAGATGTTGTAAGGGCGGGACACAGCTGGGAGCAGAACCGGGGCCGTCCAGTGTGCGTGCTGGTACCCTTTCCTCTACATTGCACCAACGGACCTATGGTACCGTTCTGTTCATGGAggctcttctccttctcctccctttaATGCCAAAGCACAGCTTGGCTTTGTGAGCGAGGGCACTGGCATCTTAAAGTTCCGCTGAGGTTTGGAAAGGTGCGCTGTAGTCCTCCTTCACGAAGAAGGCAACGTTGGCCAGGCCACATGGCTGAGCCATTTTCCTGTTGAGTGCACAAACCGGGTGGCCCACGGACATTTGGCTTTTCAGCGAAGTATGTTTAAATTATTggtctccttccttttctctagaAGCGTCCCACCATGTGCTTTGGGAGAAGCTTCTTGTTGTTGTTCAGGGATGACTGGGTAGTAGGTGAACTAATGGCAGCTTGCAGCCACTTTCCACCACTTGAATTTCTGAGAAGGTTCTCTGGAAAGTTACTCACGCTTCAGCCCTTATTCTGACAGTTTGAATAAGCCATCTGATATGGCATATTACTCATCAtctctatatgtatataataatagaaaatgtgtcaattaaaaaaaaaatatttggttctCTTCAGTCATCATCAGAGAAGCAAGTTATCGCTCAGATTTGATGTTAATCTTGGAGATGAGCCCTGGGAATCTAATTTTCCCAATCATTTCTCAAGGAAACGCAAGGCTCCGTATTCCCGTTGCTTCTACACCTGGGACTTTGTGACCGTTCGGATTATGAAGTTAAATGCAGAAACCCAAGATCCAGGTTGGATGATGGTGCTGTGATTTTCATCTTCCCCAcatcatctctgtctctttcgGAGAACCCAGCAGATCCTGAGCACGCGACTCCCACACAGATGTGCAGGGACATTATTAATCTTTATTGAGCGCCCACCGGCAGCACAGCCCTCCACTGGGCTCTTACAAGGCAAACAAATCTTTAGTCATGAGAATGATTTCCAAATGCAGCCACACTTAAACAGAAATAGCAtttataaggagaaaataaaaggagttaGCAAACCCAAGGACTATCTACAGAAATAGAGAttttaaaagtctgaaaaaaaatcagactgggATCAGCTATTTACCTTTGATTTCTGGGTCTCCAAATCGTATTTCAGGACATATACTCCTTTGGCTGAGGAATTCGAGATTTCTAGAAAGGGTCTGCTTGGAGTAATGGAAGGAGGTAGTAGTATATCCTtatggctttggaatcagatgaGTCTTAATTTGGATCCAGTGTTTTCATTTACTAGCTATgaaagttacttaatctccctGAGGCTTAATTCCcttttctctaaaatgggaataacgcAAACACCTAAAttgtagggttgttgtgaaggcGCAAGTTACTGCGTCAATTACAGTGCTACCCAACTCATGACCAGGGCCCAGTAAATGTCAGTTTTCATGTTTATCTGTTGTAGGACTGCTGAGTAGAACATGTGCATATGGGCTGGACAGTAGGACACAGGCTTCGTAAAGGAAGCTAAAGGGTCAGACTTAAGACAAATGCCATCAAATGGATACTAAGTATCACAGACTTGGACAAAACTAGATAGAACACACAAGTTTTCCAGGAGAGGTGCCTGTGTgtcatattatataatatgaaatGAAGTAAGACGAAACTCAAAACAACGCTCACCTTCACGTTtctccaaaataagaaaaaaaaaaaaacttttatagcAAGATAATTTGAATTCACTGCAGTTTCACAGACCAAGATGTTGGATTTAAAACCTACTAGGAAGCGTTAAaacgtgccccccccccaccctgttccCGGAAAGTTCCCCAAATCAACAGGTtgcaaatgtatataaaaatcattGAGACAGTTACTCAGGAACTGTTCCCGTGGATGACGATTCTTGAAAAAGTTAACATATATCAGAGAGGGCTGCTTTGTATAGTTAGCCAGAAGAGTAATCACTCTGAAGGAAATAAGTCATAACCATATGCAGTAGGGAATTTTCAACAAAAAACTCTCCATGGAGGATAGTGAGTTGGAAAGCTGGCTTGGCAGGTCTATTGCCAGAAAACTATTGAATAGCCAGCTGGAAAATTATTGAGTAGCACATTGCATAAGACTTGGTATAATGCATGGCTTCAAGTTGGTCTCAAATTCTTGTCATATCAATCAGTGCAAGGATGAAATCTCTAGTATGGATATGCTATTTTATACTTGCTTTCCACGGGTGGAATGTTCAGGCCCTAAGACCCTATTTGATGTAGAACTGAAGGGAAAGTTACCAACAATGAAATCTCAGGGGTCAGCAAGTCCTCCCAAGTGATGGTCATGATAACTCAGCCATATGAGGAAGATGGGCAAGTTCAAGAAACTACTGCCATTAGACTATAGGGAATTTCAAGTAGAAGATATATCATAGAAACACAGCTGTGAAGCCTTATAGCAGACAAGGTCAATTGGTCAGGTCAGATTGGTCAATCAGGCAGGTAGCGATAAGAACCGCGGTAgtcttattgttttaaaaatcaaaagcatcatGAATCCTGACAGAGGTTACAGAGAACCACCAACAGAGCCAGACCCTGCCAAGAGCAGCTGCTATTCTAGAATCTGGCTCTAAGAGAAATTGGGCTGGGGTCGACAGAAACATCAAATGAAGGTACATTCAGCCCCACTGCTATATGAGAGTACCCCCAGAGAAACTCACTTTCAAATATGAACAATCTgtcctgtggaaaaaaaaatactgcattccTTGGGTATTTGTAGATGAATAGACATATCAGCTTTTCCCTAATTCGGGCAACCTCTTGGGAATAGTCTTGaactatataaaaatagatacagtTTAAAACCataatcctaaaaataaattgtaatttaGATCTGTAATAAgctggaggggaaaaaattaactaTCGTAGGGAGTTGTATGTTCAATATAAGTAGTTGTATATTTCAGTGTTTCCCATTGAAAGTAGTTGCAACAATTCATAATTTAATTACTTTATATTTGGCTCTGGAAAGTGGAAAATGTAGTAAAAGGTGGTGCTACTTAGATGAgggtttgatgtttttcttttgcctGGACAGTCCAAGATACAAGAGGTAATCTTTCCAC
This genomic window contains:
- the C1QL3 gene encoding complement C1q-like protein 3 gives rise to the protein MVLLLVILIPVLVSSAGTSAHYEMLGTCRMVCDPYGGTKAPSTAATPDRGLMQSLPTFIQGPKGEAGRPGKAGPRGPPGEPGPPGPVGPPGEKGEPGRQGLPGPPGAPGLNAAGAISAATYSTVPKIAFYAGLKRQHEGYEVLKFDDVVTNLGNHYDPTTGKFTCSIPGIYFFTYHVLMRGGDGTSMWADLCKNNQVRASAIAQDADQNYDYASNSVVLHLEPGDEVYIKLDGGKAHGGNNNKYSTFSGFIIYAD